TTGTAATTCTTATTACTACTGCCCTTCAACCGTTGATATCCACCTTTGACCCTGCTATTGAAACTCCAGTAGCTGCCGCCACCATTTATATTGCCCTTGCAATAATTCTTATCTTAATTTACGATATTGGACGAATTCTTTATCGTATTGTTGAAAGAAAAGCTGAGTCTATGGCAGACGGCCTCGCAAAAATGACTGACCGAATGAAAAACAGGGACTAAAATTGGACGAAGTTCAAATAATCTTCATATTAGTATATTTGCTGACTATTCTTCTTTCAGCCACTAAAGTAGTTCCCATGTCCGTTGCCGCCCTGATTGGAGCACTTCTCACTGCATGGTTTGGACTACTTTATGGTGTGTTTGGATACGACCAAGCCCTCGGATTCATTGATATGCAGACAATCTTTTTGTTAATGGGTGTCATGATTGTAGTTGAAGTTGCAGAACGAAGTGGGCTATTTCGTTTTGGAGCTTTATATGCTGTTAAGATTTCGGGTGGAAATCCGAATCTTTTGTTTATTTCAGTTTGTGTTACTGCTGCTGTTGTTTCAGTGTTTCTAAGTGACCCAACTGCAATGTTGCTTATTGCTGCTGCTATCGCAACCATAACCAAGCTTTTACGGTATGATCCAGTACCTTACTTTATTTCTGCTATTATAATGATTAATTTGGGTGGAACAAGCACTCTAATTGGTTCTGTTTCCAACATGATCATTGGTGTTGATGCCGGAATCGGATTTACTGAGTTTATCGGCTATTTAGGAATTTGTGAAATTATATTATGGGGATTAACCATACTCGCTCTTTATATGCTGTTTAGAAAACGGTTAGGTCAGAAAAAAGAGCTACCTGAATACAATCCTTGGGAGAGTATTGACAACAAGAAGCTGTTTTATCGTTCCATTTTGATTTTGGGGCTTTTGGTGGTTCTATTTTTAACTTTAGAACACTTGGGTGTTGGGGCTGAAGCTGTTGCATTGGGATGTGCTATTCTTGCTTTGGCAGTCAGCGGCTCTGATCCCGCAGAAATTTTCAAAAAGTTAGACTGGGAAACAATATTTTTCATTGGCGGTTTCATGTTTGTAATTGGTGGCCTTGAACAGACTGGACTTTTAGCAGAACTTTCCGAACAACTATTTTCAACATTTGGTCAAACTCAATTGGGAGCTGCATTGTCCACTTTATGGGTTAGTGGTCTAGCAAGCTCTTTTGTAAGTAATATTGCAATTGCTCTAACTTTCTCACCATTGATTGGTGCTGCTACGGGGCTAAACTCTCCTGTAGTTTGGTCTGCCCTTATTTTGGGTACTAATTTGGGGGGTGCGACCACTCCTTTAAGTGGTGCAGTTACAATGATGGGTGTG
The Candidatus Bathyarchaeum sp. genome window above contains:
- a CDS encoding SLC13 family permease, with protein sequence MDEVQIIFILVYLLTILLSATKVVPMSVAALIGALLTAWFGLLYGVFGYDQALGFIDMQTIFLLMGVMIVVEVAERSGLFRFGALYAVKISGGNPNLLFISVCVTAAVVSVFLSDPTAMLLIAAAIATITKLLRYDPVPYFISAIIMINLGGTSTLIGSVSNMIIGVDAGIGFTEFIGYLGICEIILWGLTILALYMLFRKRLGQKKELPEYNPWESIDNKKLFYRSILILGLLVVLFLTLEHLGVGAEAVALGCAILALAVSGSDPAEIFKKLDWETIFFIGGFMFVIGGLEQTGLLAELSEQLFSTFGQTQLGAALSTLWVSGLASSFVSNIAIALTFSPLIGAATGLNSPVVWSALILGTNLGGATTPLSGAVTMMGVGALKREGITLSFGEFTKVGIITSLIQLGFASFYLVLRFNLWV